One Pirellulaceae bacterium genomic region harbors:
- a CDS encoding serine/threonine-protein kinase, with product MNDKSSDPELPPDSQDGAGASKDSDATPPLTEHADAVEEQLPNDATIISARPPIHTQTADGQIAPRELGQTLVGRKLAHFDLLEFVGGGGMGAVFRASDTMLNRIVAVKVLSRDQGRDEETVKRFQNEAQSAARLDHDNIARVYFVGEDDGWYFIVFEYIEGKNLRDQITSRGPMSVEDALKITLQVAEALEHASRREVVHRDIKPSNVLLTRSGKAKLVDMGLARLQPMKAEENDLTASGVTLGTFDYISPEQARDPRMADVRSDIYSLGCTLFFMLTARPPFPDGTVLQKLLSHSGEAPPDPRLLRPDLPDDLIPVISRMLSKRPADRYQKPSDLIGDLLVLGERLGLQTTPHGDPIYIAPEPSRIGWVERHLPWIVPLLFLLTFVLFIDPIWLQGNTSGIQPSFTIPESARRQSLLDKDNAATQSPTTASPNRSIASSPPTSEEGATAAEANSNSTQLDGPLLMRRLDELLNRVGISPTSTATQERPTNNQLEEQTIVVDPSIDEGRFIDGSLAAKTLADATRLAMEDGSIEKIELRHNERVELDAMKFSLPNRVLTISAADGYSPVLSFRTAFSVSDADTLDMVQVSDGELKLLGLHLELVVPNDTLEGEWALFALENSPIVTVRHCTITVRNSYGGRFSNLDNVSVFRIIPDAIDDMLDPITGAERLQTEIDLNHCVIRGETTVLRADQAAPLSFKWNNGLLSTTERLVSMGGAAEMPGRGEQIMIDLDHVTAVMDQGLGEFTSSLENPYLVDVSIYCKNSILLTQSWSPLISQSGPQRLSAMMAQIEYFGDRNFYEGIDVFWKLTPQDRTQMEAFNFEMWRGHWSENLPRFKRAKWQNPPDKNRPMHEHRVAEYALSTEANPATGASQNGLDAGFQQGTLPRLPEPEQTVPRKTRPFYPF from the coding sequence CTGGCACATTTCGATCTACTTGAATTCGTTGGCGGCGGCGGCATGGGAGCCGTTTTCCGGGCTTCCGATACGATGCTCAACCGCATCGTTGCAGTGAAGGTCTTATCTCGAGACCAAGGTCGGGATGAAGAAACAGTCAAGCGTTTTCAGAACGAAGCCCAAAGTGCTGCGCGACTCGATCATGACAATATTGCTCGCGTGTACTTTGTGGGTGAAGATGATGGTTGGTATTTCATCGTCTTTGAATACATTGAGGGAAAGAATCTTCGAGATCAGATTACCAGCCGAGGCCCCATGTCGGTCGAAGACGCGCTGAAGATCACACTGCAAGTTGCCGAAGCCTTGGAACATGCGTCGCGTCGGGAAGTGGTCCATCGGGACATCAAACCTTCGAATGTGCTGTTAACTCGAAGCGGCAAGGCAAAGCTCGTCGACATGGGCTTGGCACGTCTACAACCGATGAAGGCAGAAGAAAACGATCTGACCGCCAGCGGAGTGACACTGGGTACGTTCGATTACATTTCACCCGAACAAGCTCGGGACCCACGGATGGCGGACGTTCGCAGCGACATCTATTCGCTCGGTTGCACCTTGTTTTTCATGCTGACGGCACGACCACCGTTTCCAGACGGCACCGTACTCCAGAAACTGCTGAGTCACAGCGGAGAAGCGCCGCCAGATCCGCGTTTGCTGAGGCCTGATCTCCCCGATGATTTGATCCCGGTAATTTCACGCATGCTTTCCAAGCGCCCGGCAGACCGGTATCAAAAACCAAGTGATCTGATCGGTGATTTACTCGTGCTGGGGGAACGTCTCGGCTTACAAACCACGCCCCACGGCGACCCTATCTACATCGCTCCCGAGCCATCACGCATTGGCTGGGTTGAACGTCATTTACCCTGGATCGTTCCTCTCCTCTTCCTACTCACCTTTGTCTTATTCATCGATCCAATCTGGCTGCAAGGGAACACAAGCGGTATACAACCGAGCTTCACGATCCCCGAATCGGCCCGACGACAAAGCCTGCTGGACAAGGATAACGCAGCCACTCAGTCTCCAACCACCGCCAGCCCGAACCGCTCCATAGCTTCCAGCCCCCCAACAAGCGAAGAGGGGGCGACTGCTGCCGAGGCAAACTCAAACAGCACACAACTCGACGGCCCACTTTTAATGCGGAGACTCGACGAACTGCTCAATCGAGTCGGAATATCCCCGACCTCAACGGCAACTCAAGAACGACCAACCAACAATCAACTCGAAGAGCAAACCATTGTCGTCGACCCCAGCATTGATGAAGGTCGTTTCATTGACGGCAGCCTAGCCGCTAAGACACTCGCCGATGCCACACGACTGGCAATGGAAGATGGTTCAATAGAAAAAATTGAGCTACGTCACAATGAGCGAGTTGAACTCGATGCGATGAAATTCAGTTTGCCGAATCGCGTCTTAACCATCTCAGCGGCCGATGGTTACTCCCCCGTACTCTCATTCCGCACCGCTTTCAGCGTCAGCGACGCTGACACATTAGATATGGTTCAGGTTTCGGATGGCGAATTGAAGCTACTCGGGCTGCATCTCGAGTTAGTCGTTCCCAACGACACCTTGGAAGGCGAATGGGCTTTGTTCGCTCTTGAAAACAGTCCTATCGTCACGGTCCGCCATTGCACGATTACCGTTCGTAACTCTTACGGCGGACGTTTTAGCAACTTGGACAACGTCAGTGTGTTTCGAATTATCCCAGATGCAATCGATGACATGCTTGATCCAATCACGGGTGCCGAACGACTTCAGACCGAAATTGACCTCAATCACTGCGTGATCCGGGGCGAAACTACCGTTTTACGAGCCGATCAAGCCGCCCCACTGAGCTTCAAGTGGAATAACGGCCTGTTGTCGACAACCGAACGGCTGGTCAGCATGGGCGGCGCCGCAGAAATGCCTGGACGCGGTGAGCAAATCATGATCGATTTGGATCATGTCACCGCTGTGATGGACCAAGGCTTAGGCGAATTTACCAGCTCACTTGAAAATCCCTACCTGGTCGATGTCAGCATCTACTGCAAAAACAGTATTCTGCTCACCCAGAGCTGGTCACCACTAATCAGCCAAAGCGGACCCCAGCGACTCTCGGCCATGATGGCCCAAATCGAGTATTTTGGCGATCGCAATTTCTATGAAGGCATCGACGTCTTCTGGAAACTCACGCCTCAAGATCGAACTCAAATGGAAGCATTTAATTTTGAAATGTGGCGTGGCCACTGGTCAGAGAATCTACCACGCTTCAAACGGGCCAAATGGCAAAACCCGCCTGACAAAAATCGGCCCATGCATGAACATCGGGTGGCAGAATACGCGTTGAGCACGGAGGCAAATCCAGCAACGGGTGCCTCCCAGAACGGCCTGGATGCCGGCTTCCAACAAGGAACGCTGCCCCGTTTACCGGAGCCAGAACAAACTGTGCCACGTAAGACGCGCCCCTTCTATCCCTTCTAG
- a CDS encoding aldose 1-epimerase, which produces MSVESIMIQDPEGTTSADVLVGFGFNCYRLQTIVSGQTIDVLWSEPGFETGSKRASGSGIPILFPFPGRIKGTQFHWNDRAYPLEEGDGCGNAIHGFVHHRPWRLIDRGADFVTAEFQPSIDDARLLDQWPSDFFLRATYRASKACLASHFEVENRGNEPLPMGLGTHPYFRLPLQSDSNADDCRVQVPVSSSWELIEMNATGKCLPLADALAYQTGLRFGDVRFDNVFSGLTGRPGQREAQLHDSNPGCSVRIRWSDEFRELVVYTPPHREAICIEPYTCVPDAFRLAQQNINAGARLLQPGESFQASVDILIADS; this is translated from the coding sequence TGTGCTCGTCGGTTTTGGCTTTAATTGCTATCGCTTGCAAACAATCGTCAGCGGACAAACAATCGATGTTCTGTGGTCCGAACCTGGCTTTGAAACGGGAAGCAAGCGTGCTTCGGGCAGCGGTATTCCGATCTTATTCCCTTTTCCAGGACGAATTAAGGGAACTCAGTTTCATTGGAATGATCGGGCGTATCCCTTGGAGGAAGGCGACGGTTGTGGCAATGCGATTCATGGCTTTGTGCACCATCGACCGTGGCGATTGATTGACCGTGGTGCGGACTTTGTCACGGCTGAATTCCAGCCATCGATTGATGATGCTCGCTTACTTGACCAGTGGCCGTCGGATTTCTTCCTGCGAGCCACCTATCGTGCCAGCAAGGCATGCCTTGCATCTCATTTCGAGGTTGAAAATCGGGGTAATGAACCCTTGCCGATGGGACTGGGAACGCACCCCTATTTTCGATTGCCACTCCAGTCCGATTCCAACGCGGATGATTGCCGTGTGCAGGTCCCCGTGTCTTCGTCATGGGAATTGATCGAGATGAATGCCACGGGGAAATGTCTCCCACTTGCGGACGCGCTCGCCTATCAGACGGGATTGAGATTCGGCGACGTCCGTTTTGACAACGTTTTTTCTGGTCTAACTGGTCGACCCGGGCAGCGAGAAGCCCAACTTCATGATTCCAACCCTGGTTGCTCGGTTCGGATTCGTTGGAGCGACGAATTTCGAGAGTTAGTCGTCTACACTCCGCCCCATCGCGAAGCGATTTGTATTGAACCGTACACCTGCGTGCCGGATGCTTTTCGACTTGCTCAGCAAAATATTAATGCGGGAGCCCGCCTGCTCCAACCAGGAGAGTCTTTCCAAGCGTCGGTCGATATTCTGATCGCAGATTCTTAG
- a CDS encoding peptide MFS transporter — MADSKGNHDSVFGHKPGLFLLFFTEMWERFSYYGMRALLVLFLVSEFAGGGWAWSRADALNLYAIYTGLVYLTPIIGGIAADKLLGYRGAVLLGALLMTLGHASMALEQESFFYLGLALLVAGNGFFKPNISSIVGQLYADAVEKKDAAYTIFYMGINAGAFLGILLCGYIGEKVGWSFGFGLAGIFMALGMVMFYLGQSILGGSGQREVAGGQVADQTNSAESEEVPGVVRDRLIVIAVLSFSTIFFWMAFEQAGGSMTIFAKDYTQRVLSGGAATAFFWVNTALTIVPLALVTYVLLRFFGSTFRHIPLSNVAIGLSFVIIWGLAIWMLNKEFNMRAYEIAYSSPMADQQPESVTTTVRWDRELGDNEKVLVVDLEGKGGAGKLRIITAEQAADYETEFPATVLREKQNETEVPASWFGILNSFFIVALAPLFSRIWESNLNPSAPFKFGLGLVLLGLGFGALALGCLGIDQGAETATVSLWWLIIAYLFHTLGELCVSPVGLSYVSKLAPIRLVGLMFGIWFGATAIANYLAGWTGSWIDKISDDYGLVTFFLLYTAIPIVAGVVMWAMTGWIKKKMHGIH, encoded by the coding sequence TTGGCAGATTCAAAGGGTAATCACGACAGCGTGTTCGGCCATAAGCCTGGTCTCTTTTTACTTTTTTTCACCGAAATGTGGGAGCGATTCAGCTATTACGGTATGCGGGCCTTGTTGGTCTTGTTTCTGGTCAGTGAATTTGCAGGAGGAGGTTGGGCCTGGTCACGTGCGGACGCACTCAATCTCTACGCGATCTACACAGGGCTCGTCTATTTGACACCAATTATCGGCGGTATCGCAGCCGACAAGCTGCTGGGATATCGAGGAGCTGTCTTGTTGGGAGCTTTGCTAATGACGCTGGGACATGCGTCGATGGCATTAGAACAGGAGTCGTTTTTCTATCTTGGGCTCGCCTTATTGGTTGCAGGAAATGGCTTTTTTAAACCCAATATTTCATCGATTGTTGGTCAACTGTACGCGGATGCTGTTGAGAAAAAGGATGCCGCGTACACGATCTTCTACATGGGGATCAATGCGGGTGCATTTTTGGGGATCTTGTTGTGCGGGTATATCGGTGAAAAAGTGGGGTGGAGTTTTGGTTTTGGCCTCGCCGGGATTTTTATGGCCTTAGGAATGGTGATGTTCTATTTGGGACAATCCATTTTAGGGGGGAGTGGACAACGCGAAGTGGCAGGTGGTCAAGTTGCTGACCAGACGAATAGTGCTGAGAGCGAAGAAGTACCGGGCGTGGTTCGTGATCGGTTGATTGTCATTGCGGTGCTCTCGTTTTCAACAATCTTCTTCTGGATGGCATTCGAGCAAGCTGGCGGTTCGATGACCATTTTTGCCAAAGATTACACACAACGCGTACTGAGTGGGGGAGCCGCCACTGCATTCTTTTGGGTCAATACGGCATTGACCATCGTTCCTCTTGCGTTGGTCACTTATGTCTTACTCCGCTTCTTTGGAAGTACATTCCGTCATATACCGCTTTCAAATGTTGCCATCGGTTTAAGTTTTGTGATTATTTGGGGGCTGGCGATCTGGATGTTGAATAAAGAATTCAACATGCGAGCCTACGAGATTGCTTACAGTTCGCCCATGGCGGATCAGCAGCCTGAAAGCGTGACAACCACAGTTCGTTGGGATCGAGAGTTGGGGGATAACGAGAAAGTGTTGGTGGTTGATCTGGAGGGCAAAGGCGGTGCTGGCAAATTAAGAATCATTACGGCAGAGCAAGCCGCCGATTATGAAACGGAGTTTCCGGCAACCGTTTTGCGAGAGAAGCAAAATGAAACAGAAGTGCCTGCTTCTTGGTTTGGTATTTTGAATTCGTTTTTCATTGTTGCCTTAGCGCCGTTGTTTAGTCGGATTTGGGAGAGTAATTTAAATCCATCCGCTCCTTTCAAATTCGGGCTTGGCTTAGTTTTATTGGGGCTCGGGTTCGGTGCGTTAGCGCTTGGTTGTCTTGGCATTGATCAAGGTGCGGAAACCGCAACGGTGAGTTTGTGGTGGTTGATCATTGCTTATCTGTTCCATACGCTTGGGGAATTGTGTGTCTCTCCCGTTGGTCTGTCCTATGTCAGTAAGCTCGCGCCCATTCGCTTGGTAGGATTGATGTTTGGTATCTGGTTCGGTGCTACGGCGATTGCGAACTATTTGGCGGGCTGGACCGGCAGTTGGATCGACAAAATCTCAGATGATTATGGCCTGGTGACTTTCTTCTTGTTGTACACGGCCATTCCGATCGTTGCTGGAGTTGTGATGTGGGCGATGACGGGCTGGATCAAAAAGAAAATGCACGGCATTCACTGA